A single region of the Candidatus Protochlamydia amoebophila UWE25 genome encodes:
- a CDS encoding exodeoxyribonuclease V subunit gamma → MSDLEVFFSNQLSILYEQLKNNLFGFKQTPFKKRLVIVYGPAMQTWLTLKMAQDPDLGIAAGIEFLYLNQAFETLIHYFQLKNEKIPSILELSLAIEKELLTVLQDYHRLSDEEQQDWLTLIYYLKLNSKQVGENLKLTRKMEKRLTGLSYHLAKIFQEYGKYAYSLVSKWEKSEHRGWQSRLWKSLFGGNQGWTYWTKAFQKTLKFFPECEVHFFSISFISKAEFQFLSKLANVAPIYYYLLSPCAVFWSDIRSDNETRYLQTYWQQKLGSKASQVLQLEELLRDRNPLLANFGKLGREMAYQIEESQATTHAGYILPSHVSELNDEIFFQEDLFLKESLQPLTLLHAIQADILMMRNPEGKPPFNFERKDDSIQLHIAPSIRREIQILYHNLLKLFEKDSTLQPNDIIVMAPQISDYVPYIQSVFGLEESQLDFQILDLGMQAQSEIVQGFFQLIRLSESRWEVSELLQLFGHRLFQRCHQLTQSDYYLIQEWIQQAGIRWGEDWLHRNELLQRHHCEKEMVDSSSVGTWNFGLTRLLLGLTTVVKSADSHSFDSIPCEGIDFSQAELMERWIRLLHSLRDDLSPLHDRSQMCMEEWSCYLSCLLDTYFKCEFEDSQSIADYEELKSQFKLLGDSAKTFKETKFSFQTIKFHLNNLLQQRGITYRESHLQTIRFCSMMPLRSIPAKVIAVLGMQEGAFPRAGYHTSLNLMVGQDNLDYNPNSTDYDRYLFLEALQSVTDVFIVSYQGYTYQDSKVLQPSLIIEEFFTYLDKYYLIQNKKISEQCVSKHPFDAFDVSYFKPNSILNNYSQFDYRIAEQYYQTHKTPSHRLLKQFILSNYSLEDILPSHTVIDLKTLNTLVRSPVKFYLNRGLDIYLEGYEDRIIKNQEELGLSALNKYQLKQFALKEPFEKVMQIADKEGKLPLGMFKTVATKRFKDEIDEVHQRLYKHGINPSELFQIEFCTSCSEPCQIQKDQWLLPALQLNYSDQYQISIIGKLPFVSKKGLVVLSQGSGFSDAWKAWPQFLLFNYATTFNIEAIERNLILSKSSEVKKAFFKDSIPYLKHLINYYALSMRNFSPLFPDWIPSLIEGDEQAIQNYMKQVFSNSFGAFLNQELRWVFNKDHLPCPKILIESWQEIGKQLAGDLIQLWYPPKKKKGEDA, encoded by the coding sequence GTGAGCGATTTAGAAGTTTTTTTTAGTAACCAGCTATCAATCCTCTACGAGCAGCTGAAGAATAATCTTTTCGGTTTTAAGCAAACGCCTTTCAAAAAGCGACTTGTGATTGTTTATGGACCAGCCATGCAAACATGGCTAACTTTAAAAATGGCGCAAGACCCTGATTTAGGAATAGCAGCTGGAATTGAATTTCTATATCTTAATCAGGCTTTTGAAACACTCATTCACTATTTTCAATTAAAAAATGAAAAGATACCTTCTATTTTAGAGCTATCTTTGGCCATTGAAAAAGAATTATTAACTGTTTTGCAAGATTATCATCGGTTAAGTGATGAAGAACAACAAGACTGGTTAACTTTGATTTATTATTTAAAATTAAATTCTAAGCAGGTGGGCGAAAATCTTAAATTAACACGTAAAATGGAAAAGCGATTGACAGGTTTAAGCTATCATTTAGCTAAAATTTTTCAAGAGTATGGAAAATATGCTTATTCATTAGTCTCTAAATGGGAAAAATCAGAACATAGAGGTTGGCAGAGTCGTTTATGGAAAAGCCTTTTTGGGGGCAATCAAGGATGGACTTATTGGACTAAAGCCTTCCAAAAAACACTTAAATTTTTTCCTGAGTGTGAAGTCCATTTTTTCTCAATCAGTTTTATTTCTAAAGCTGAATTTCAATTTTTATCGAAGCTGGCGAATGTTGCCCCTATTTACTATTATTTACTTTCTCCATGCGCAGTTTTTTGGAGTGATATTCGTTCCGATAACGAGACAAGATATTTGCAAACCTACTGGCAGCAGAAATTAGGCTCGAAGGCTTCTCAAGTTTTACAATTAGAAGAACTTTTAAGAGATCGAAATCCCCTTTTAGCTAATTTTGGAAAACTTGGAAGAGAAATGGCTTATCAAATTGAGGAGAGTCAAGCTACTACTCACGCTGGTTATATCCTTCCAAGTCATGTGAGTGAATTGAATGATGAAATATTTTTTCAAGAAGATCTTTTTTTAAAGGAGTCTTTACAACCTTTGACTCTTCTTCATGCAATTCAAGCTGATATATTGATGATGCGTAACCCTGAAGGAAAGCCTCCTTTTAATTTTGAACGAAAAGATGATTCAATCCAATTGCACATTGCTCCCTCGATTCGACGTGAAATACAAATCCTTTATCACAATCTTTTAAAATTATTTGAAAAAGATTCTACTTTGCAACCCAATGACATTATTGTGATGGCTCCTCAAATTTCTGATTACGTCCCTTACATTCAAAGTGTTTTTGGTTTAGAAGAAAGTCAATTAGATTTTCAAATTCTTGATTTGGGCATGCAAGCACAAAGTGAAATCGTCCAAGGTTTTTTCCAATTGATTCGGTTAAGTGAAAGTCGTTGGGAAGTGAGTGAATTATTACAGTTGTTTGGGCACCGTCTATTTCAACGATGTCATCAATTGACTCAAAGTGATTATTATCTCATTCAAGAATGGATTCAACAAGCAGGCATCCGTTGGGGAGAAGATTGGCTACATCGAAATGAGTTACTTCAGAGGCATCATTGTGAGAAAGAGATGGTAGATTCTAGCTCAGTTGGAACCTGGAATTTTGGTTTAACTCGTTTGTTACTTGGATTAACAACAGTTGTCAAATCTGCCGATTCTCATTCTTTTGATTCTATTCCATGTGAAGGAATTGACTTTTCTCAAGCAGAATTAATGGAGAGGTGGATTCGATTGTTGCATTCTTTACGAGATGATTTATCGCCATTACATGATCGCTCTCAAATGTGTATGGAAGAATGGTCTTGTTATCTCTCTTGTTTATTAGACACTTATTTTAAGTGTGAATTTGAAGATTCTCAGTCGATAGCAGACTACGAAGAATTAAAATCTCAATTTAAGCTTTTAGGTGATTCTGCAAAAACTTTTAAAGAAACAAAATTTTCTTTCCAAACTATTAAATTTCATTTGAACAATCTTTTACAACAAAGAGGAATTACTTATCGAGAAAGCCACCTGCAAACCATCCGATTTTGTTCCATGATGCCTCTTCGTTCTATTCCTGCCAAAGTAATCGCAGTACTAGGAATGCAAGAAGGAGCTTTTCCCCGCGCAGGCTATCATACTTCATTGAATTTAATGGTTGGGCAAGACAATCTTGACTATAACCCAAACTCTACAGATTATGATCGTTATTTATTTTTAGAGGCTCTTCAATCTGTTACAGACGTTTTCATCGTTAGTTATCAAGGATATACCTACCAAGATTCCAAAGTATTGCAGCCAAGTTTGATTATTGAAGAGTTTTTCACCTATTTGGATAAATATTATCTCATTCAAAATAAAAAAATTTCTGAACAATGTGTAAGTAAACATCCATTTGATGCATTTGACGTCTCTTATTTCAAACCAAATTCTATTTTAAATAATTACTCACAATTCGACTATAGAATTGCTGAACAATACTACCAAACTCATAAAACTCCTTCTCATCGATTACTTAAACAATTTATTTTAAGTAACTACTCTCTTGAAGATATCCTTCCTTCTCACACAGTGATTGATTTAAAAACTTTAAATACGTTAGTTCGCTCACCTGTTAAATTTTATTTGAATAGAGGGTTAGACATTTATTTGGAGGGCTATGAAGATCGGATTATTAAAAACCAAGAAGAGCTTGGATTATCAGCCTTAAATAAATATCAGCTCAAACAATTTGCATTAAAGGAACCATTTGAAAAAGTGATGCAGATTGCAGATAAAGAAGGAAAACTTCCTTTGGGAATGTTCAAAACAGTTGCGACAAAACGTTTCAAAGATGAAATAGATGAAGTGCATCAAAGATTGTATAAACATGGTATTAATCCTTCCGAACTTTTTCAAATCGAATTTTGTACTAGTTGTTCCGAACCTTGCCAAATTCAAAAAGATCAATGGTTACTTCCAGCTCTTCAACTGAATTATTCTGATCAATATCAAATTTCTATAATTGGAAAGTTGCCCTTTGTTTCTAAAAAAGGCCTTGTTGTTTTAAGTCAAGGAAGTGGATTTTCAGATGCTTGGAAAGCATGGCCCCAATTTCTGCTTTTTAATTATGCTACAACTTTTAATATTGAGGCGATTGAAAGAAACCTTATTCTTTCAAAATCTTCAGAGGTCAAAAAGGCTTTTTTTAAAGATAGCATTCCTTATTTAAAGCATTTGATTAATTATTATGCACTATCTATGCGCAATTTTTCTCCGCTCTTTCCTGATTGGATTCCTTCCCTTATTGAAGGGGATGAACAGGCAATTCAAAATTACATGAAACAGGTCTTTTCAAATTCTTTTGGAGCTTTTTTAAATCAAGAATTAAGGTGGGTTTTTAATAAAGACCATCTACCTTGCCCGAAAATTTTAATCGAATCTTGGCAAGAGATCGGTAAACAACTAGCCGGAGATTTGATTCAATTATGGTATCCTCCTAAAAAGAAGAAAGGGGAAGATGCATGA
- a CDS encoding phosphoketolase family protein: MITKLPPTSESNNSLSDELLEKINAYWRAANYLSVGQIYLLDNPLLKKPLSIKDIKPRLLGHWGTTPGLNFIYVHLNRIIKKFDLDMIYLIGPGHGGPGIVANTYLEGTYSEYYPHISQDAEGMQKLFKQFSFPGGIPSHVAPETPGSINEGGELGYSLSHAFGAAFNNPDLIVGCVIGDGEAETGPLATAWHSNKFLNPAIDGAVLPILHLNGYKIANPTILARISQEELKSLFVGYGYKPYFVEGSDPQLMHRLMAETLDMIIKEIQEIQTNARKNGIVKRPIWPMIILRTPKGWTGPKEVDGKKTENYWRSHQVPFSDMKEEHIKLLEEWLKSYRPEELFDETGKLFPILAELAPKGKRRMGDNFHANGGLLRKNLRLPDFRSYQLEVVTPGVVEAESTRIMGSFLRDVLKLNPHNFLVTGPDETASNRLTNLFEVTQRRWLAEYLPEDTDGGNLSLEGRVLEILSEHTCLGWLEGYILTGRHGFFSTYEAFAHIIDSMFNQHAKWLQTTLTIPWRAPIPSINILLSSHVWRQDHNGFSHQDPGFIDLVMNKKAAVVRVYLPPDSNTLLSVTDHCLRSLNYINVIVAGKQPALQYLSMEAAIKHCTAGIGIWEWASNDKGGEPDVVLACAGDIPTLEILAAVDILRQSIPTLKIRVINVVDLMTLQPKEEHPHGLSNTDFDEMFTTNKPIIFAYHGYPWLIHRLTYRRSNHSNIHVRGYKEEGTTTTPFDMVVLNEVDRFHLVGDVIDRVPKLGYLAAYTKQEMRHKLIEHKEYIHQFGEDMPSVKNWKWPYGKE, encoded by the coding sequence ATGATAACAAAGTTGCCCCCTACTAGTGAATCTAACAATAGTTTATCTGACGAACTATTAGAAAAAATAAATGCCTATTGGAGAGCTGCTAATTATTTGTCTGTCGGGCAAATTTATTTGCTCGATAATCCCTTACTAAAAAAACCCCTCTCTATTAAAGATATTAAACCTCGTTTACTTGGGCACTGGGGAACAACACCAGGATTAAATTTTATTTATGTGCATCTCAATCGAATTATCAAAAAATTTGATTTAGATATGATTTATTTGATCGGCCCTGGACATGGAGGACCTGGGATTGTAGCGAATACTTATTTAGAAGGAACCTATAGCGAATATTATCCTCACATTTCCCAAGATGCCGAGGGAATGCAAAAATTGTTTAAACAATTTTCTTTTCCTGGAGGAATTCCAAGTCATGTAGCTCCGGAAACTCCTGGATCAATTAATGAGGGGGGAGAATTAGGTTATTCTCTTTCTCATGCATTTGGTGCGGCTTTTAATAATCCTGATTTAATCGTAGGATGTGTTATTGGTGATGGAGAAGCTGAAACAGGCCCCTTAGCAACCGCCTGGCACTCTAATAAATTTCTCAATCCAGCGATTGATGGAGCTGTGCTTCCTATTTTGCATTTGAATGGCTATAAAATTGCAAATCCCACTATTTTAGCTCGTATCAGTCAAGAAGAACTTAAAAGCTTGTTTGTAGGTTACGGTTATAAACCCTATTTTGTCGAAGGATCAGATCCTCAATTGATGCATCGCCTCATGGCCGAAACGCTTGATATGATAATAAAAGAAATCCAGGAAATACAAACAAACGCTAGAAAAAATGGAATCGTCAAACGTCCAATTTGGCCAATGATTATTTTACGCACACCTAAAGGTTGGACAGGACCAAAAGAAGTAGATGGTAAAAAAACGGAAAATTATTGGCGATCTCACCAAGTTCCTTTTTCAGATATGAAAGAAGAACATATTAAGCTTTTAGAAGAATGGCTAAAAAGCTATCGTCCGGAAGAACTTTTTGATGAAACAGGTAAATTATTCCCAATTTTAGCCGAATTAGCTCCAAAAGGCAAGCGAAGGATGGGAGACAATTTCCATGCAAATGGAGGATTATTAAGAAAAAATTTACGACTTCCAGATTTCCGTTCTTACCAATTAGAAGTTGTCACTCCAGGAGTGGTCGAAGCAGAGTCGACTCGTATCATGGGATCTTTCTTAAGGGATGTTTTAAAGTTAAATCCTCACAACTTTCTTGTAACTGGTCCTGATGAAACAGCTTCAAATCGTCTTACTAATTTATTCGAAGTTACGCAAAGAAGGTGGCTTGCAGAATATTTACCAGAAGACACTGATGGGGGAAATTTATCTTTAGAAGGGCGCGTGTTAGAAATTTTAAGCGAGCATACTTGTTTGGGATGGTTGGAAGGATATATCTTAACAGGGCGTCACGGCTTTTTTTCTACCTACGAAGCATTTGCTCATATTATCGACTCCATGTTTAACCAACATGCTAAATGGCTGCAAACAACACTCACAATACCTTGGCGAGCTCCTATCCCTTCAATAAACATTTTATTAAGTTCTCATGTTTGGAGACAGGATCACAATGGCTTTTCTCATCAGGATCCAGGTTTCATAGATTTAGTCATGAATAAAAAAGCTGCCGTTGTCCGCGTTTATCTTCCTCCTGATTCTAACACTCTTTTATCGGTAACAGATCATTGCCTAAGAAGTCTAAATTATATCAATGTGATTGTCGCTGGAAAACAACCAGCTTTACAATATCTAAGTATGGAAGCAGCAATCAAACATTGTACAGCAGGCATAGGAATTTGGGAATGGGCTAGCAATGATAAAGGAGGGGAACCAGATGTTGTTCTCGCTTGTGCAGGAGATATCCCAACCCTAGAAATTTTGGCCGCCGTTGATATTTTACGACAAAGCATTCCCACTTTGAAAATTCGAGTGATTAATGTTGTGGATTTAATGACTTTACAACCCAAAGAAGAGCATCCTCATGGTCTTTCTAATACAGACTTTGATGAAATGTTCACGACCAATAAGCCCATTATTTTTGCTTATCATGGTTATCCTTGGCTCATTCACCGTTTAACTTATCGACGTTCAAACCATTCTAACATTCATGTCAGGGGTTATAAAGAAGAAGGAACAACGACAACTCCATTTGACATGGTCGTATTGAATGAAGTTGACAGGTTTCATTTAGTAGGCGATGTAATTGATCGAGTCCCAAAACTTGGATATTTAGCGGCGTATACTAAACAAGAGATGCGTCATAAATTGATCGAACATAAAGAGTATATTCATCAATTTGGAGAAGATATGCCTTCAGTAAAAAATTGGAAGTGGCCTTACGGCAAAGAATGA
- a CDS encoding type II toxin-antitoxin system YafQ family toxin, translating into MLQLKNSTKFKKDLKKFQHQQHIIGELNTVVTALLKKQTLNPKYIDHSLSDDGVDYYRMPCKTRRFTGLLDR; encoded by the coding sequence ATACTTCAGCTTAAAAATTCGACTAAGTTCAAAAAAGATTTAAAGAAATTTCAACACCAACAGCACATAATTGGCGAACTTAATACTGTCGTTACCGCTCTGCTCAAAAAACAAACACTTAATCCTAAATACATTGACCACTCCTTATCTGATGATGGGGTTGATTATTACAGAATGCCATGTAAAACCAGACGTTTTACTGGTCTATTGGATAGATGA
- a CDS encoding MFS transporter, whose product MLNSFLQRFSSFTYLNVTQFLGALNDNIYKLLIVYFFIQLEGMEYSHQILASTGATFVIPFLLFSALSGTLADRFSKRDIIVTTKILELVIMALGVCAFAFQSKWGSYAILFLLATQSAIFGPSKYGIVPELVSKDKISKANGLMTSFTFLAIILGTFLSSFLIQISGRNFIVSSIFCTFIALVGLVASFCIEHTPPAGSEKKIQIFFLKQIFQTLKFARQEISLLPAILGAAYFLFVGAFTQLNIIPFAVQSLQLSDIQGGYLFFLTALGIGTGALIAGKISGRIVELGLVPIGALGISVCAFFLDIYSENIWAVIPIVTLLGVFGGIFEIPLDSYIQVASPKQMRGQMVAATNFLSFIGVLLASGLIYLNSEIFQISADKGFSLIGFITFGIFIIFMFQFFDYLTRFIASILSKLHFSTIFKGKENIPDCPAVYVCTHTAWNDTLLILGSQRRRIRFFIEQEQHHSPWLRRLYGLLRVVFIPDIEPLEKNQACLTEIRNTLKKGISVCIFVQSWDIYSEVEKLKHSTPFNHIIEEANYPIIPVYIQKGIKSPRFQFLTNSLKKFRVPASVVFGDLIYTGHQSILKSKHEHDLYFED is encoded by the coding sequence ATGCTAAACTCATTTTTACAACGATTTTCATCTTTTACTTATTTAAATGTAACCCAATTTTTAGGGGCTTTAAACGACAACATTTATAAGTTATTGATTGTTTATTTTTTCATTCAATTAGAAGGAATGGAGTATAGTCACCAGATTCTAGCCTCAACCGGTGCTACCTTTGTCATCCCTTTTTTACTATTTTCGGCGCTTTCAGGAACTTTGGCAGATCGTTTCAGCAAACGAGATATCATCGTTACAACAAAAATTTTAGAACTGGTAATTATGGCTCTTGGGGTATGCGCTTTTGCTTTTCAAAGCAAATGGGGTTCTTATGCAATTTTATTTTTATTGGCTACCCAAAGTGCGATTTTTGGCCCCTCAAAATATGGAATTGTCCCAGAACTAGTCTCTAAAGATAAGATTTCTAAAGCCAACGGTTTAATGACCTCATTTACATTCCTTGCAATCATTTTAGGCACATTTTTATCTTCTTTCCTTATTCAAATTAGTGGACGCAATTTTATTGTTTCTTCGATTTTCTGTACCTTTATTGCTTTAGTTGGTCTTGTGGCTAGTTTTTGTATTGAACATACACCACCTGCAGGCTCCGAAAAGAAAATTCAAATTTTTTTCTTAAAACAAATTTTTCAAACCTTGAAGTTTGCCCGCCAAGAAATTTCTTTGCTTCCAGCCATTTTAGGCGCTGCTTATTTTCTTTTTGTTGGTGCATTTACTCAACTTAATATTATTCCTTTTGCTGTCCAATCTCTTCAACTTTCAGATATTCAAGGCGGCTATTTATTTTTTTTAACAGCTTTGGGAATAGGAACAGGAGCTTTGATTGCAGGCAAAATTTCTGGAAGAATTGTAGAACTAGGGTTAGTTCCTATTGGAGCGCTTGGTATTTCGGTATGTGCATTTTTCTTGGATATATATTCAGAAAATATCTGGGCAGTTATTCCAATTGTGACTTTACTAGGAGTCTTTGGAGGGATTTTTGAGATTCCTCTCGACTCTTACATTCAAGTTGCTAGTCCTAAACAAATGCGAGGACAAATGGTTGCAGCTACAAATTTTTTAAGTTTTATCGGGGTCCTTTTAGCTTCTGGGTTGATTTATCTGAATTCAGAAATTTTTCAAATTTCAGCTGACAAAGGATTTAGTTTAATTGGATTTATTACTTTCGGAATTTTTATTATTTTTATGTTTCAATTTTTTGATTATTTGACTCGCTTTATTGCCTCGATTTTATCCAAGCTGCATTTTAGTACAATATTTAAAGGCAAAGAAAATATTCCTGATTGCCCAGCAGTTTATGTTTGTACGCATACAGCCTGGAATGATACTTTACTCATTCTAGGGTCACAAAGGCGAAGAATTCGGTTTTTTATTGAGCAAGAACAACATCATTCTCCTTGGTTAAGGCGTCTATACGGACTACTTCGGGTTGTCTTTATCCCTGATATTGAACCTCTCGAAAAGAATCAAGCTTGTTTAACTGAGATTCGCAATACTCTTAAAAAAGGAATCTCGGTATGTATTTTTGTTCAAAGTTGGGATATTTATTCTGAAGTAGAAAAGCTCAAACACTCTACCCCTTTTAACCACATTATCGAAGAAGCTAATTATCCGATCATTCCAGTTTACATTCAAAAAGGAATTAAATCTCCTCGTTTCCAATTTTTAACAAATTCATTAAAAAAATTCAGGGTACCAGCTTCTGTCGTTTTTGGAGATTTAATTTACACAGGGCATCAATCTATTTTAAAAAGTAAACATGAGCATGACCTCTATTTTGAGGATTGA